From the Pungitius pungitius chromosome 6, fPunPun2.1, whole genome shotgun sequence genome, one window contains:
- the arpin gene encoding arpin, which produces MSRIYDNKSLKNKPVHNEKFERAWSPSGYESGQGVLLEGKLLDVSRHAISDLSNQKVRFYVLYIKPTRIHQRRFDACGKEIEPNFSDTMKVNTGFLMSSYKVEAKGESDRLSEEQLSLIVNKAELLKITDKHRPSGTWAFWYPESQMDQTDLEAGQEVRLKTRGNGPFIFSLAKVDGGTVTRCNFAGDERAGASWTDKVLANKAGAVSTGRPTGEGEGAGEDEWDD; this is translated from the exons ATGAGCCGAATTTATGACAACAAGTCTTTGAAGAACAAACCGGTGCACAATGAGAAATTTGAGCGCGCGTGGTCCCCTTCTGGGTATGAAAG TGGCCAGGGCGTTCTCCTAGAGGGGAAGCTGCTGGATGTGTCCAGGCATGCCATCAGTGACCTCAGCAATCAAAAG GTCCGCTTCTATGTGCTGTACATCAAACCCACACGCATCCATCAGAGGAGGTTTGATGCCTGCGGGAAGGAGATCGAGCCCAACTTCAGCGACACCATGAAGGTCAACACGGGCTTCCTCATGTCCTCCTACA AGGTGGAAGCTAAAGGGGAGTCCGACCGTCTGTCCGAGGAGCAGCTGTCACTCATCGTGAACAAGGCCGAGCTGCTGAAGATTACCGACAAGCACCGACCCAGCGGGACCTGGGCCTTCTGGTACCCAGAGTCCCAAATGGACCAGACGGATCTGGAGGCGGGGCAGGAAGTACGGCTGAAGACCAGAGGAAATGGTCCTTTCATAT TCTCCTTAGCCAAAGTGGACGGCGGCACAGTGACCAGGTGTAACTTTGCCGGAGATGAAAGAGCAGGCGCGTCGTGGACCGATAAGGTTCTGGCCAACAAAGCAGGCGCAGTCAGCACGGGGAGACCCacgggggaaggagagggggccGGGGAGGATGAATGG GACGACTGA